One genomic region from Clarias gariepinus isolate MV-2021 ecotype Netherlands chromosome 22, CGAR_prim_01v2, whole genome shotgun sequence encodes:
- the LOC128510371 gene encoding uncharacterized protein LOC128510371 has product MQANQMQITDRMISILKNIDSKRSCFVHTEQLELSVATDESENETTQDHRKKQARQAVNQNKQESSDLQVQLDEISRILCVEPLNKEERAELERLRQKHRGRILNSANAEAWDVSEAVDRRYPQDIKQIMFELLNKTSQRDDTTLREELGQKFRKVQTQRCGEEQIEQVIHGIIGKEQSEQKDRERKRKENYFKKDWKRDKQRMIERAREAERWMQMEEKFEEMKREMDAEIYVMKQELEMERDRRKKIKKQARQKLQRLRERIRILKREIEEMKETEGLRKTKQNESSHCHYAPSEGGVKNARVGVDNKEGQKQKFKRHFMAVFAWILKGLRCVGSALALVYSYFCTLYCR; this is encoded by the exons ATGCAGGCGAATCAGATGCAGATCACCGATCGTATGATCAGTATACTGAAAAACATCGATTCTAAAAGGAGCTGCTTCGTTCACACAGAGCAGCTCGAGCTGAG TGTCGCCACTGATGAATCAGAAAATGAAACGACACAGGATCAT AGGAAGAAACAAGCAAGACAGGCTGTAAACCAGAATAAGCAGGAGAGCTCGGATTTGCAAGTCCAGCTGGATGAAATAAGCAGAATACTCTGTGTGGAGCCTCTGAATAAGGAGGAAAGAGCCGAGCTGGAACGTCTGCGTCAGAAGCACAGGGGCCGCATCCTGAACTCAGCCAACGCAGAGGCCTGGGATGTGTCTGAGGCAGTGGACAGAAGATATCCGCAGGACATTAAGCAGATCATGTTCGAGCTACTCAACAAAACCAGTCAAAGGGATGACACGACTCTGAGAGAGGAACTGGGACAGAAATTCAGGAAG GTGCAGACGCAGCGGTGTGGCGAGGAACAGATTGAGCAGGTGATTCACGGTATTATAGGGAAGGAGCAATCTGAGCAAAAAGACagggagagaaaaaggaaagaaaattatTTCAAAAAGGATTGGAAGAGGGATAAGCAGAGAATGATAGAAAGAGCAAGAGAGGCAGAAAGATGGATGCAGATGGAGGAAAAGTTTGAGGAAATGAAGAGGGAAATGGATGCAGAGATCTACGTGATGAAGCAGGAgctggagatggagagagacaggaggaaaaAGATAAAGAAGCAAGCCAGACAAAAGCTACAACGCCTCAGGGAACGAATAAGGATCTTGAAGAGAGAAATCGAAGAAATGAAGGAAACAGAGGGACTGAGGAAGACGAAACAGAATGAGAGTAGTCACTGCCATTATGCTCCGTCAGAAGGAGGAGTCAAGAATGCCAGAGTGGGCGTGGACAATAAAGAAGGGCAGAAGCAGAAATTTAAGAGGCACTTCATGGCTGTCTTTGCGTGGATATTAAAAGGACTGAGATGTGTTGGCTCAGCATTAGCACTGGTTTATAGTTATTTTTGTACCTTATACTGTAGGTAG
- the ttc29 gene encoding tetratricopeptide repeat protein 29, giving the protein MASGVFPREKARFLPDIYEKSLVKVKARLQEKDMKNPSKRREMMTAARINADEIAQSRHSLHQNLCVSMLQEGFHLSFKEFFSLLQRCKSQRLAMGPDNELCLKPSLEEQPDKLKTLKEHLTRAEVARRADKFVEVYESYSALARFFSEPEDMRLRHHFYELSLEAARKVKMDSGRREAEASEHLGHLYLERGDLELAQEHFETFHHLAARRAHLSRARESLCRVYTLLAQRQMKHEEYQKAIRLLKQAHEMAKEAGDKKMEGETAYSIGLAYQSLGNQTIARQFLSMFMEISTALGDMESLGKAQKAIAKSLKSEGKINDTIKHLQKYLEVCRENNQHENLQDAYMCLGSLHMSRAEYEQGCEDFTRAFEMACSLNSKPCIQKAQVCAGIARAHSLLQGYTAQLKSNRPHTLPPG; this is encoded by the exons ATGGCTTCAGGAGTGTTTCCCCGCGAGAAAGCGCGATTTCTCCCCGATATCTATGAGAAGAGCCTCGTTAAAGTTAAAGCCAG gctGCAGGAAAAAGATATGAAAAACCCCAGCAAAAGGAGGGAGATGATGACCGCCGCCAGGATAAATGCAGATGAAATAGCACA GTCTCGTCACAGTCTGCACCAGAATCTTTGTGTGTCCATGCTGCAGGAAGGATTTCATCTCTCCTTTAAAGAGTTTTTCTCTTTGCTGCAGCGCTGTAAGTCACAGCGCTTAGCCATGGGTCCGGACAACGAGCTGTGTCTGAAACCCTCTCTGGAGGAGCAACCGGACAAACTGAAGACGCTGAAAGAGCACCTGACCCGCGCTGAGGTTGCACGAAGAGCTG ACAAATTTGTGGAGGTGTATGAGAGTTATTCAGCTCTGGCGAGGTTTTTCTCCGAGCCAGAGGACATGCGGCTGCGTCATCACTTTTACGAGCTCAGCCTGGAAGCCGCCCGCAAAGTCAAGATGGATTCCGGCAGGAGGGAGGCGGAGGCCAGTGAACACCTCGGACATCTGTATTTAGAGCGAG GAGATTTGGAACTGGCGCAAGAGCATTTTGAGACGTTTCACCACCTTGCAGCAAGACGCGCACACCTGTCTCGTGCACGTGAAAGTCTCTGTAGGGTTTACACGCTGCTGGCACAAAGACAGATGAAGCATGAAGAATATCAGAAAGCCATTCGGCTCCTTAAGCAGGCCCACGAGATGGCTAAAGAAg CGGGTGATAAGAAAATGGAGGGCGAGACGGCGTACAGCATCGGACTGGCCTATCAGAGCCTGGGCAATCAAACAATCGCTAGACAG TTCCTGAGCATGTTCATGGAGATCTCCACAGCACTGGGAGACATGGAGAGCCTCGGCAAAGCCCAAAAGGCCATTGCTAAATCCCTGAaaag TGAGGGTAAAATAAATGACACAATCAAGCATCTACAGAAATATCTTGAGGTTTGTCGGGAGAACAATCAGCATGAAAACCTACAGGATGCTTACATGTGCCTGGGGTCCCTACACATGTCCAGA GCTGAGTACGAGCAAGGCTGTGAGGATTTCACCCGGGCCTTTGAGATGGCATGCAGCCTCAACTCCAAACCATGCATTCAGAAAGCTCAGGTGTGTGCAGGCATTGCGCGAGCTCATTCCTTGCTGCAGGGGTACACTGCCCAGTTAAAGAGCAACCGGCCACACACCTTACCTCCTGGATAG